The bacterium genomic sequence ATGCAGATTGAATAGCTTTACATGAGGGAGATTAATGAAATCGTATTACGTTTATATACTTGCCAGTAAAAGAAACGGAACACTGTACGTTGGCGTAACTGAGAATCTAGTGAGGCGAAGCTATCAGCATAAAAGCGATGTGAATGACGGTTTTACAAAGAAATATGGCGTGCACAAGTTGGTATATTTTGAGGAATTTCAGAATATCAATGATGCAATTTTACGGGAGAAGCGAATTAAAAAATGGAACCGGCAATGGAAGTTGGAATTAATTGAAAAAATGAATCCGGGTTGGAAGGATTTGTATTGGGATATTGTGGGATGAGCGAACT encodes the following:
- a CDS encoding GIY-YIG nuclease family protein, producing MKSYYVYILASKRNGTLYVGVTENLVRRSYQHKSDVNDGFTKKYGVHKLVYFEEFQNINDAILREKRIKKWNRQWKLELIEKMNPGWKDLYWDIVG